In Kocuria turfanensis, a single genomic region encodes these proteins:
- a CDS encoding thiolase family protein, producing the protein MTEAYIYDAVRTPFGRFGGALAGVRPDDLAALVIGEQVRRAPGLDPAAIDEVVLGNANGAGEENRNVARMATLLAGLPVGIPGTTVNRLCGSSLDAAIIASRQIGAGEADVMLVGGVESMSRAPWVLPKTEKPYPAGDLALASTTLGWRLVNQRMNPAWTVSLGEATEQLAARHGITRERMDEFAFRSHQRTQQAWDEGFYDDLTVPVPGTELARDESVRASSTVERLGGLRTVFRTPEQGGTVTAGNASPLNDGASAALLGSARAAELTGLAPLARIAGRAAAANEPQYFGFAPVEAANLALKRAGITWDDVAAVELNEAFAAQSLACLDAWGVDPEIVNRHGGAIAIGHPLGASGTRILGALAKSLRDSGQRWGVAAICIGVGQGLAVVLENENA; encoded by the coding sequence ATGACCGAGGCCTACATCTACGACGCCGTGCGCACCCCGTTCGGCCGCTTCGGCGGAGCCCTGGCCGGGGTGCGCCCCGACGACCTGGCCGCCCTGGTGATCGGCGAGCAGGTGAGGCGCGCCCCCGGGCTGGACCCGGCCGCGATCGACGAGGTGGTCCTCGGCAACGCCAACGGCGCCGGCGAGGAGAACCGCAACGTCGCCCGGATGGCCACCCTGCTGGCCGGCCTGCCGGTGGGGATCCCCGGCACCACCGTCAACCGCCTCTGCGGCTCCTCCCTGGACGCGGCGATCATCGCCTCCCGGCAGATCGGCGCCGGCGAGGCCGACGTGATGCTCGTCGGCGGCGTCGAGTCGATGAGCCGGGCGCCCTGGGTGCTGCCGAAGACGGAGAAGCCCTACCCGGCCGGGGACCTGGCCCTGGCCTCCACCACGCTGGGCTGGCGGCTGGTCAACCAGAGGATGAACCCGGCGTGGACGGTCTCGCTGGGGGAGGCCACGGAGCAGCTGGCCGCACGGCACGGGATCACCCGCGAGCGGATGGACGAGTTCGCGTTCCGCTCCCACCAGCGCACCCAGCAGGCCTGGGACGAGGGCTTCTACGACGACCTCACCGTCCCGGTGCCCGGCACGGAGCTGGCCCGCGACGAGTCCGTGCGGGCCTCCTCCACCGTCGAGAGGCTGGGCGGGCTGCGGACCGTCTTCCGCACCCCGGAGCAGGGCGGCACCGTGACCGCCGGCAACGCCTCCCCGCTCAACGACGGGGCCTCGGCCGCCCTGCTGGGCTCCGCGCGGGCCGCCGAGCTCACCGGCCTGGCGCCGCTGGCCCGGATCGCCGGGCGCGCCGCGGCCGCCAACGAACCCCAGTACTTCGGCTTCGCCCCGGTGGAGGCCGCCAACCTGGCCCTGAAGCGCGCCGGCATCACCTGGGACGACGTCGCGGCCGTGGAGCTCAACGAGGCCTTCGCCGCCCAGTCCCTGGCCTGTCTCGACGCGTGGGGCGTCGACCCGGAGATCGTCAACCGGCACGGCGGGGCCATCGCGATCGGCCACCCGCTCGGGGCCTCCGGCACCCGGATCCTCGGCGCCCTGGCGAAGTCACTGCGGGACTCGGGGCAGCGCTGGGGCGTGGCGGCCATCTGCATCGGCGTGGGCCAGGGGCTGGCCGTCGTGCTCGAGAACGAGAACGCCTGA
- the pcaC gene encoding 4-carboxymuconolactone decarboxylase: MSQDPRRTEQQAHAEGMAVRREVLSDAHVDRAEAGKDAFTAPFQDFITRYAWGEIWTRPGLDRRMRSAVTLTALIAAGHWEEFEMHVRAALRNGLEREEIQEVLLQSAIYLSVPSANNAFKHAQQVLDALDAEAAGGAVPPAS; the protein is encoded by the coding sequence ATGAGCCAGGACCCCCGCCGCACCGAGCAGCAGGCGCACGCCGAGGGCATGGCCGTGCGCCGCGAGGTGCTCTCCGACGCCCACGTGGACCGCGCCGAGGCCGGCAAGGACGCGTTCACCGCGCCGTTCCAGGACTTCATCACCCGCTACGCCTGGGGCGAGATCTGGACCCGCCCCGGACTGGACCGCAGGATGCGCAGCGCCGTCACCCTCACCGCGCTCATCGCCGCCGGGCACTGGGAGGAGTTCGAGATGCACGTGCGCGCCGCGCTGCGCAACGGCCTGGAGCGCGAGGAGATCCAGGAGGTCCTCCTGCAGTCGGCGATCTACCTCTCCGTGCCCTCCGCCAACAACGCCTTCAAGCACGCCCAGCAGGTCCTCGACGCCCTCGACGCGGAGGCCGCCGGCGGAGCCGTGCCCCCGGCCTCCTGA
- a CDS encoding alpha/beta fold hydrolase: MSVPVLTLVEFTDRPAPSAHAPLVVLGPSLGTSVTALWSATARALEGDYRVVGWDLPGHGASPAAPEAFDMAELAQGVLAAVDRSPDTTSVERPFFYAGNSVGGCVGQQLLLDAPGRVRAAVLLGTAARVGEPAGWAERARLVAAAGTPTQVEGSARRWFAPGFLQRDPVAATELLHDLQDADRASYARVCEALGSFDVRGRLAAVDAPVLAVAGAHDQPVPPEAVAELAAATGGRTVVLEGAAHLLPAEAPLEVARLLAGHFAAVPTDPEGARA; encoded by the coding sequence ATGAGCGTCCCCGTCCTGACCCTCGTGGAGTTCACCGACCGCCCGGCCCCCTCGGCGCACGCGCCGCTGGTCGTGCTCGGGCCCTCCCTCGGCACCTCCGTGACCGCGCTGTGGTCGGCCACCGCCCGCGCCCTCGAGGGCGACTACCGGGTGGTCGGCTGGGACCTGCCCGGCCACGGCGCCTCGCCGGCCGCCCCGGAGGCCTTCGACATGGCCGAGCTCGCCCAGGGGGTGCTCGCCGCCGTGGACCGCTCCCCGGACACGACCTCGGTCGAACGACCGTTCTTCTACGCCGGGAACTCCGTGGGCGGCTGCGTCGGCCAGCAGCTGCTCCTGGACGCCCCCGGCCGGGTGCGCGCCGCCGTCCTGCTGGGCACCGCCGCCCGCGTCGGCGAGCCCGCCGGCTGGGCCGAGCGCGCCCGGCTCGTGGCCGCCGCCGGCACCCCCACCCAGGTCGAGGGCTCGGCCCGGCGGTGGTTCGCCCCCGGGTTCCTCCAGCGCGACCCGGTCGCGGCGACGGAGCTGCTGCACGACCTGCAGGACGCGGACCGGGCCTCCTACGCCCGGGTCTGCGAGGCCCTCGGCTCCTTCGACGTCCGCGGACGGCTCGCCGCCGTGGACGCGCCCGTGCTCGCGGTGGCCGGGGCGCACGACCAGCCGGTCCCGCCCGAGGCCGTGGCGGAGCTGGCCGCCGCGACCGGCGGGCGCACCGTGGTGCTCGAGGGCGCCGCCCACCTGCTGCCCGCCGAGGCCCCGCTGGAGGTCGCCCGCCTGCTGGCCGGGCACTTCGCCGCCGTTCCCACCGACCCCGAAGGAGCCCGAGCATGA